Proteins from a single region of Anser cygnoides isolate HZ-2024a breed goose chromosome 18, Taihu_goose_T2T_genome, whole genome shotgun sequence:
- the TRIM50 gene encoding E3 ubiquitin-protein ligase TRIM50 isoform X2: protein MLKGGSMARRMSIDELEDQLLCPICLEVFKEPLMLQCGHSYCKSCVVSLSGELDGQFLCPVCRQTVDCSASPPNVTLARVIEALQSRGEAEPTPESCPTHHNPLSLFCETDQEVICGLCGTIGNHRQHKITPISTTYCRMKEELSVLLTDVHRYKRNLDEHFSKLINNKIRIANEADVFKWVIRKEFQELHRYIDEEKATFLESVEGKEAQLITSIESQVKQTSDALQRLKEIHSSLETLGNESQLDFIRRPHTYQLCHGCPCLSRSELPSLLPGDGIFSPISFKPCFHQDDIKMTVWKRLHRHVLPAPEMLKLDPVTAHPLLELFKGDTVVQCGLYQRRDSNPKRFDSSNCILTCKGFSCGQHYWEVIVGTRNHWRVGIIKGTVSRKGKLSKSPENGVWLIGLKEGKVYEAFSTPRATLPLTARPQRIGIYLHYERGELTFYNADSPDELSPIYTFQAEFQGQLYPIVDLCWPERGPYSPPIILPPPGAPRRPQGPCRQPAPEAPAKP from the exons ATGCTAAAAGGTGGCAGCATGGCTCGGAGGATGAGCATCGATGAGCTGGAAGACCAGCTCCTCTGTCCCATCtgcctggaggtcttcaaggaGCCCTTGATGCTGCAGTGCGGGCATTCTTACTGCAAGTCGTGCGTGGTGTCACTGTCTGGAGAGCTGGACGGGCAGTTCCTGTGCCCCGTGTGCCGTCAAACCGTGGactgcagtgcctcaccacccaaCGTCACACTGGCCCGTGTCATTGAGGCACTGCAGAGCCGGGGCGAGGCAGAGCCCACCCCAGAGTCCTGCCCAACACACCACAAccccctcagcctcttctgcGAGACTGACCAAGAGGTGATCTGTGGGCTGTGTGGCACCATCGGCAACCACCGCCAGCACAAGATCACCCCCATCTCTACCACGTACTGCCGGATGAAG GAGGAGCTGTCTGTGCTGTTAACCGATGTCCACCGGTACAAGAGAAACCTGGATGAACACTTCAGCAAGCtcatcaacaacaaaatccGCATTGCA AACGAGGCGGATGTCTTCAAGTGGGTGATCCGGAAGGAGTTCCAGGAGCTGCACAGATACATTGATGAGGAGAAGGCCACCTTCCTGGAGAGCGTTGAGGGGAAGGAAGCCCAGCTCATAACCTCCATCGAGTCCCAGGTCAAGCAGACATCAGACGCCCTGCAGAGGCTGAAGGAGATACATAGCTCTCTGGAGACGCTCGGCAATGAAAGCCAGCTTGATTTCATCCGT AGGCCACACACCTATCAACTGTGTCATGGCTGCCCATGTCTTTCCAGGTCAGAGCTTCCCAGCCTGCTCCCAGGTGATGGCATCTTTAGCCCCATTTCCTTCAAGCCGTGTTTCCACCAAGATGATATCAAGATGACCGTTTGGAAGCGGCTGCACCGCCACGTCCTGCCAG CTCCAGAGATGCTGAAACTGGACCCGGTGACAGCGCATCCCCTCCTGGAACTCTTCAAGGGTGACACAGTGGTGCAGTGTGGGCTCTACCAGCGCCGGGACAGCAACCCCAAGCGTTTTGACTCCAGCAACTGCATCCTCACCTGCAAGGGCTTCTCCTGCGGCCAGCACTACTGGGAGGTGATAGTGGGCACCCGCAACCACTGGCGCGTGGGCATCATCAAGGGCACGGTCAGCCGCAAAGGGAAGCTCAGCAAGTCTCCCGAGAACGGCGTGTGGCTCATCGGCCTAAAGGAAGGCAAAGTCTACGAGGCCTTCAGCACCCCGCGGGCCACCCTGCCGCTGACCGCCCGGCCACAGCGCATCGGGATCTACCTGCACTACGAGAGGGGCGAGCTGACCTTCTACAACGCCGACAGCCCCGACGAGCTCAGCCCCATCTACACCTTCCAGGCGGAGTTCCAGGGCCAGCTCTACCCCATCGTGGACCTGTGCTGGCCGGAGCGGGGGCCCTACTCGCCCCCCAtcatcctgcccccccccggcgccccccggcgcccccagGGGCCGTGCCGCCAGCCGGCCCCCGAGGCGCCCGCCAAGCCCTAG
- the TRIM50 gene encoding E3 ubiquitin-protein ligase TRIM50 isoform X1, whose protein sequence is MLKGGSMARRMSIDELEDQLLCPICLEVFKEPLMLQCGHSYCKSCVVSLSGELDGQFLCPVCRQTVDCSASPPNVTLARVIEALQSRGEAEPTPESCPTHHNPLSLFCETDQEVICGLCGTIGNHRQHKITPISTTYCRMKEELSVLLTDVHRYKRNLDEHFSKLINNKIRIANEADVFKWVIRKEFQELHRYIDEEKATFLESVEGKEAQLITSIESQVKQTSDALQRLKEIHSSLETLGNESQLDFIRKYSSSQFRSELPSLLPGDGIFSPISFKPCFHQDDIKMTVWKRLHRHVLPAPEMLKLDPVTAHPLLELFKGDTVVQCGLYQRRDSNPKRFDSSNCILTCKGFSCGQHYWEVIVGTRNHWRVGIIKGTVSRKGKLSKSPENGVWLIGLKEGKVYEAFSTPRATLPLTARPQRIGIYLHYERGELTFYNADSPDELSPIYTFQAEFQGQLYPIVDLCWPERGPYSPPIILPPPGAPRRPQGPCRQPAPEAPAKP, encoded by the exons ATGCTAAAAGGTGGCAGCATGGCTCGGAGGATGAGCATCGATGAGCTGGAAGACCAGCTCCTCTGTCCCATCtgcctggaggtcttcaaggaGCCCTTGATGCTGCAGTGCGGGCATTCTTACTGCAAGTCGTGCGTGGTGTCACTGTCTGGAGAGCTGGACGGGCAGTTCCTGTGCCCCGTGTGCCGTCAAACCGTGGactgcagtgcctcaccacccaaCGTCACACTGGCCCGTGTCATTGAGGCACTGCAGAGCCGGGGCGAGGCAGAGCCCACCCCAGAGTCCTGCCCAACACACCACAAccccctcagcctcttctgcGAGACTGACCAAGAGGTGATCTGTGGGCTGTGTGGCACCATCGGCAACCACCGCCAGCACAAGATCACCCCCATCTCTACCACGTACTGCCGGATGAAG GAGGAGCTGTCTGTGCTGTTAACCGATGTCCACCGGTACAAGAGAAACCTGGATGAACACTTCAGCAAGCtcatcaacaacaaaatccGCATTGCA AACGAGGCGGATGTCTTCAAGTGGGTGATCCGGAAGGAGTTCCAGGAGCTGCACAGATACATTGATGAGGAGAAGGCCACCTTCCTGGAGAGCGTTGAGGGGAAGGAAGCCCAGCTCATAACCTCCATCGAGTCCCAGGTCAAGCAGACATCAGACGCCCTGCAGAGGCTGAAGGAGATACATAGCTCTCTGGAGACGCTCGGCAATGAAAGCCAGCTTGATTTCATCCGT AAATACAGCTCCTCCCAGTTCAG GTCAGAGCTTCCCAGCCTGCTCCCAGGTGATGGCATCTTTAGCCCCATTTCCTTCAAGCCGTGTTTCCACCAAGATGATATCAAGATGACCGTTTGGAAGCGGCTGCACCGCCACGTCCTGCCAG CTCCAGAGATGCTGAAACTGGACCCGGTGACAGCGCATCCCCTCCTGGAACTCTTCAAGGGTGACACAGTGGTGCAGTGTGGGCTCTACCAGCGCCGGGACAGCAACCCCAAGCGTTTTGACTCCAGCAACTGCATCCTCACCTGCAAGGGCTTCTCCTGCGGCCAGCACTACTGGGAGGTGATAGTGGGCACCCGCAACCACTGGCGCGTGGGCATCATCAAGGGCACGGTCAGCCGCAAAGGGAAGCTCAGCAAGTCTCCCGAGAACGGCGTGTGGCTCATCGGCCTAAAGGAAGGCAAAGTCTACGAGGCCTTCAGCACCCCGCGGGCCACCCTGCCGCTGACCGCCCGGCCACAGCGCATCGGGATCTACCTGCACTACGAGAGGGGCGAGCTGACCTTCTACAACGCCGACAGCCCCGACGAGCTCAGCCCCATCTACACCTTCCAGGCGGAGTTCCAGGGCCAGCTCTACCCCATCGTGGACCTGTGCTGGCCGGAGCGGGGGCCCTACTCGCCCCCCAtcatcctgcccccccccggcgccccccggcgcccccagGGGCCGTGCCGCCAGCCGGCCCCCGAGGCGCCCGCCAAGCCCTAG
- the NSUN5 gene encoding 28S rRNA (cytosine-C(5))-methyltransferase: MSLYGEAAAVLSALERGEGGLSGLVYGSRFPHARQLYALVAETLRYSPVLEAVLDGAALLRAERKLPLPLAKVLVYDLLFGKGLKCGGRWKALLRRHRARLEAELARLKVRRGVSRNEELLAAAPGAGPGAPRVPRYVRVNTLKTRVDDVVDFFKRQGYSFLGKAGSMEELRTLSGKKFLLDLHLPELLVFPPQTDFHDNRLYTSGHIILQDKASCLPAFLLSPVASSHVIDACAAPGNKTSHLAAILKNKGQIFAFDLDAKRLATMNTMLMRAGVTSFKLAQQDFLTVDPQDPKYSKVTYILLDPSCSGSGMVNRLPVEEAAPSAERLQALAGFQRKVLSHALSFPAVQRLAYSTCSVHREENEDVVQAVLQEQGSAFRLVNVFPSWPCRGLATFPGAECCLRASPTATLTQGFFVAVLERCRDQDAVPSSLPAAAEESLQQGEEVEPGAAPPKKRRRKKQRVKT, encoded by the exons ATGTCGCTGTACGGCGAGGCCGCCGCCGTGCTGAGCGCGCTGGAGCGCGGCGAGGGCGGCCTGAGCGGGCTGGTGTACGGCAGCCGCTTCCCG CACGCCCGGCAGCTGTACGCGCTGGTGGCCGAGACCCTGCGCTACTCCCCGGTGCTGGAGGCGGTGCTGGACGGCGCCGCGCTGCTGCGGGCCGAGAGGAAGCTGCCGCTGCCGCTGGCCAAG GTGCTGGTGTACGACCTGCTCTTCGGCAAGGGCCTCAAGTGCGGGGGCCGCTGGAAGGCGCTGCTCCGGCGGCACCGGGCGCGGCTGGAGGCCGAGCTGGCCCGGCTGAAGGTGCGGCGCGGGGTGAGCCGCAACGAGGAGCTGCTGGCGGCCGCCCCGGGAGCCGGCCCCGGAG ccccgcgggtCCCCCGCTACGTCCGGGTCAACACCCTGAAGACGCGTGTGGACGACGTGGTGGACTTCTTCAAGCGCCAGGGCTACTCCTTCCTGGGCAAGGCGGGCAG CATGGAGGAGCTGAGGACCCTGtctgggaagaaattcttaCTGGATCTTCAtctcccagagctgctggtCTTCCCTCCACAGACTGACTTCCATGACAACCGTCTCTATACGTCAGGACACATCATTCTGCAGGACAAG gccagctgcctccctgccttcctgctcAGCCCTGTTGCCAGCTCCCACGTGATTGATGCCTGCGCTGCCCCTGGGAACAAGACCAGCCACCTGGCTGCCATCCTGAAGAACAAGGG ACAGATTTTTGCCTTTGATCTGGACGCCAAACGCCTGGCCACCATGAACACCATGCTGATGCGAGCCGGTGTCACCAGCTTCAAGCTGGCCCAGCAGGACTTCCTGACGGTTGATCCCCAGGACCCTAAGTACAGCAAAGTGACCTACATCCTGCTGGACCCGTCATGCAGTGGCTCAG GGATGGTGAACCGGCTGCCGGTGGAGGAAGCTGCCCCAAGTGCGGAGCGGCTGCAGGCACTGGCTGGCTTCCAGCGCAAAGTCTTGAGCCATGCACTGAGCTTCCCGGCGGTCCAGCGCCTGGCCTACTCCACCTGCTCAGTGCACCGGGAAGAGAATGAGGATGTGGTGCAGGCGGTGCTCCAGGAACAGGGCTCGGCCTTCAG GCTAGTGAACGTGTTCCCATCCTGGCCCTGCCGAGGACTTGCTACCTTCCCTGGGGCCGAGTGCTGCCTCCGTGCCTCTCCTACAGCCACACTCACTCAGGGCTTCTTTGTGGCTGTCCTGGAGCGCTGCAGGGACCAGGATGCTGTCCCCAG CTCcttgcctgcagcagctgaggaaagtCTGCAGCAAGGCGAAGAAGTggagccaggagcagctcctcccaagaaaaggagaaggaaaaagcagcgGGTAAAGACATGA